GATGCCCTAATGATGCCAGCTCCTGAGAGTTTGATACTTTAGATTAGAGCAAAAATGAAATACACATGAAGAGCTGTATAAAAACTGCCCTTTAGCCATGCCAGACAGTTAGGATATATATGGCTCAtcaatatgaaaaagaaaaacccacttGGTTCCAGAGAAGACTTTTGTTCACAGATTAAACATTTAAAACTTCAGAGAGACAAAAATAGTTCCCAGACCCAGCTACAGGCATCCGTGTTTGTGTGTATGTACATAAATATGTGAAAGTAATCGATAAAAGTAATCCTTTGATACTAATTCATCTCCGAAGATGTTGATTTTTGATCCCAAGAACCCACATGGATAGTTACAATGtttttcccctgaaatggaaatgcGCCAGAAGAGACAAACCACATCCCACTAACAATGCGCAAGTTTGCACACTGGCTTCATCTGGCTGTGCTACCAGCCTTTGGAGAGCAGTCTTTCTTTTGATTTGTtatcttttttcctatttaacaTTTGCCATTTTTGTCATCTTCAACTCTGGAAGCAGTGCAAAAATGGTCATGGCTGAAGTTTGTTTCAGCTGAGCCTAGCAAGGAGTTGTGACAGGGAGGGCGCTACACTGGCAGGTTGGGGTGCTGTGGAGATGCCACCAGCAGAAGGGTCTCCTTGTTACCTACATGGTGTGCCTGGGCCAGCCCTTATCCTTCTCTGTCTCCCTTCCCACAGGTGGTCCGGGTCTGGTTCTGCAACCGGCGTCAGAAAGGCAAACGGCTGCTGCTGCCCTACGGCAACGAGGCAGAGGGGATGATGTATGACATGAACCAGCCCCTGGTGCCCTCCACTCTGCCCATCCCAGTGACGTCCCAGGGCTACAGCCTGGCACCCTCCCCCCCTGTCTACATGCCGACCTTCCACAAAGCTGAGATGTTCCCACAAGCgctgcagcctgggctctccATGAGTAACAGTGGCCACTGAACCAGGGGCTGTGGGCTCACTGCAGGTGGGCTGGTGCTCTGAGGCAGCCCCCCTTGCCTTTGGGTCACAAAGGCATAGCCCTGCTTCTGCTTGCTGGGCTGATGTGTGTGGCTTTTGGGGTGCAAGGGGCTGAGAGCCTGACCCAGGGATGGTGCCTGCTCTCTGCAGatgctcccagcccttccctgttCTATGAGATTACTGGTCCCAGCAGCGTGGGCCCCCCCCCGACCTCTCCTGgagccagctcctcctgccctacTGCACCCTCTGAAGCCACATGTGCCCAGTGCTCTTGAGCCTGTGCCTGGCCCCAGCCCAGCCGCTCTCCTGCAAGAcgcagaaaaaatattttttagattttGGGAAGGGTGGGGGGAGGTGGcggttttattattttttaaaaggttttttgttgtagtttttaaaaagcaaaagtttTTGTAGTGATCTAGTTTCCCAGGTGTCTCCTTCCGCCCTGTCATGTAGAGAAGGGCTGGGGTGCCCATGCCCAGGGCCAATGGCTCTGGTGGCTCTGCCCACCCTCCTGGGAGGCCAGGATGAGCCAAGGGCCAGGGCAAGGGGAGAAGGGGAGCCCCCCACCACCCCTCACCCTGTGGCACAAAAGAGCTTCACTGCTCTGTGGAGCAGCTGATAAGGTGTGTTCGGGATGGGGGGTCCTCCCCAGTGCTTTGTGCCCAGcatcacccccagccccccccaCTCTCCAGCCgctgtcccccagcccagctgcccagaGACCACCTTTCCCTGGAGGGCCCAGCCCAGGGGGCCTACACCACCCTTTCCATGCTGCTAGCACCCCACGCCTTCCAGCCTGCTGTAGTTAATaatgatttttatattttttgttcttaatCACATTCCCTCTGGCAGTGAAATAAACCTCAGAGTTCTTTGAGGCAAGAATGAGTTCAACATTTCCTAGCCTTCCTcgcatccctgctcctgcagcccagcagttGGGGGTTGGCTGCATGCAGGAGCAGAACAGGGCTGGAGCAAGGCATTCTAAGAAGGTGGACATGTCCCTGTCATTGCCAGCAACATTCAGCTCTTGGCTGCCTGAAGCTTGGCCTCCCTCCATGACTGGTGGCAGCTTGGCCCTGGAGTGGTACCAACTTGTCAGGGCTGTTGCCCCTCAAAGCAGAGGGTGTCAAAAGTGAAGGGAGGGGGTCATCTTCCACTCAGTTCAAGCTGCTGGTTTGCTGTAACTTTCTGGGAAGGTTGGAAGCAGTGTGATCTTATTTGTagactgctccagcagctgtcagggacagagcaggactAAGGGTGTAATGTAGCAGGGTAGGAAGTGAAGAGGTCTGGAAAGCTGGGGCTGTCCTCATTGTAGTATGGTGCTGACAGGGGAGTGATGGATGTTCCCATATGTGTGGTCCAGCTGAGGCAGTCTCTGGTGGGGTGATAACAACCCAGCCATGCAGGTCCGttgggcactgggagctgaaCTGGTGGGAGCGGAGATGTCTGGGGGATGACCCTTCACTTTTTCCCACCACACTCTCTGTTGGCTTGCTCCCAGTCCATTCTCTCAAGgccccttccccagccaaaGCTGTAGGGAAATCTGGAAAGCTCTGTTTTTTCAGCTTGATGGGTGATAGCTGGGGCTTTGCTCTCTAGGGCTTCCTGGAATAGGGGCAATGAAGGCAGCTGCTCACAGGGCACCTTGGGACCCTGCAAAAGGGCTGGGCTGCGCTAGATTCCAGACTTATGGGGCAGGGCCCCTCTGCATCCCTGCTTGCTCCCCAGAGCCTCCTAGTTGTCTGCCCACAGGGTAGGGGCACAGCCATGTGTGGCATCCATTGGAAACTGCCCCCTGTTGCGGCTGCCCAGTGCTGCCTGGCACTTAAAGGGATGCAGAAAACTGGCAGGATCAGGAACAGAAATATGAGACAGATGTAATCTCTCAAAGGTTTACTTCTCTCCACATTTCCACTATCTGGTTTTCTGCATGCAGCCACACAAGAGCTGCAGCCCACCATGAGACCCCCACATCCTGCTACCTTggcaccccctgcccagcaTGAGTACCCAGCATCTGTCTGtgggcacctgcagcccctcctgttcCGCTTCTGGTTGACCCAGAAAACGAAGCGGAAATCTGAAGCCACAGAAGTCAGAAGAGCACAGCGTGCCCATCCAGCTGCCACCTCaccggggctgtgccagggaagggatgTCCCCTCTGCTGACTCTGGGTGCTGCCAGTCCTGGGcgcccagcagcttgcagggtGGTAGAGATGGGGTTTGGTGACTTAAGGGccacaggaaagaaaactgGAAAGGAAGCTTGTGACAAAAAGAATTGTTTACATCAAGGGAATTAAAGGCACTGAGAAGGGGCAAATAGCAAGAGATGGAGCAGTAATGTCTTGCCCCTTGTCCTGGCGCTCAGCACTGACAGCACCACCGATCTCAGATGGGTACTTGGGATGCTGGTGCAGGGTGTCCTCTGTGTCGGGTGTGCAGGGTTTCCCCAGTGCAATGTGTGCATGTGCAAGTTCCCCGAGAGACTGGCTTTGCTTCAGGGTTGTGCAAGCCTCCAGAGGCTGTCAGCTCACTGGCTTCCTGTCACGGCAGGGAGGGAGTGACAAACCACAGTGtccctctgcctgcctgcctgcctggcagCACTGAGATTGCTCTGAGAGCATCCGCTGTCCTGTGGCTCCTCACTGGCACAGTGGCACCCCTGGCTCAGGGGTGGGGGACAGGAAATGGGTGTTAACCAGGAAGAGCGGGAGCAGATGCTGTCCTTCCTCCCTGGCCATGGGGTAATTGACCCCCCTGGGTTGACGCCCACTCCAGCCCAGCCACAAATGTCACCACAGGGCCTCTGCTGCCATGACTGGCACTCAGCAGGTGCTGGGGGGGACATTAAGGATCATAGGAGCAGGTTGGGGAGCCCTGAACCACCCACCACCCCCCTGCCCTGTCCACACCACATGCACAGCCTCAGCAGCACTATGCCATTTATTTCCAAAGCACCTTCTGGTTCTGCCAGCACCCTGGCAATGTGTTCAGTGTTAGGTTGGGGTGATAAGTCCTGTTTCACAAGAAGTGAAGTAATAAGTTGCTTGAAGTCCCAGTGTGACAACAGCTGGGTTAGGAGGAGAGTGGGGGCTCCTGTCGTTGCTTCACATCCTGTGTACAGGTGGCTGCCTCACGCACCTCCCACCCCATCTGCATTCATCCCAAGGGTCCCAGCACACACTAGGAGTTGAACCAGCTCTGCAGGTCAGGATAGACGTGGCCATGGCGCAGGCGGGGGTAGGCTGTGCAGATTGCACAGATCCGCTCCCTCCAGTCAGTGTAGAGTTTCACACTGAACCTCCTCTGCCAGGCAAAGAACTGCCGGTAGCGGCTGGAGTTCATGGTCTTCAGGAAAGTGGCCAGCTCCTCCAGGGAGCCAAAGTCGTTTACATGGATGAAGGAGTCTGCAGGAACAAACTGCTCATAGTTGGCCCTGGATGGCCCCAGCACCACAGGCACAGTACCGGCCAGCAGTGAGTTCCTCCAGAGTTTCTCTGTGATGTAGTCCCGGTGGATGGAGTTCTCAAAGGCCAGGTAGAACTTGGACTTGGATATTGTTGACAAGAGGCAGTCCTTGCAGAGGGGCTTGTTGTTTGCTTTCCCATATATATTCACATGGAGGTACCTGGAGAGGTTTTTGTAGACTTCGGCTCTTTTCTGAGTCCTGTGGTAGTTGCTGATAACCCAGGACACCAAGTTGGTCTTTGCAGGGATGTTCACAGTGGCTGACCGGTTGGGCACAAGCTTGCCATAGGGAATGAAGATGTCTGAATCCTGTCTGTAGGTCATCACCCAGTTGAAGGTCTTGTTCCATGCTGCTAGAGCTCTAGTGTTGGAGGGGGACTCCAGGGACACCCATACCCAgttctgccctggcagcctctCCTTGGGTAGTTTGTCCcggccaggctggagcctggAATGGGGGAACACCACCACATGGGCCTGGTGCAGGAGCTGCCGCTCTGTGGTGAGCTGGCAGCCTGTGATACTGTACAGCTCATGGCACACGTCTCTGCTGACATTGGGGACCTGCTTGGAGGGCCATTCCCACACTAGGATCATCAATGGCTCCCTGTGTTTAGACTCTTCTCCAGAGCCCTTGGAGGGGTCGAGGAAGAACCTCAAGTTCCAGAGGGTGGTTACAAACACTCCAGCAGTGACCAAGGCTTTCACACCAGGCCGTCCCCATGGTGACCATCTCAGCGGCAATGCCCAAGGCATGCTGGTGGGTTGGCTATCGCCTCATCGGATGACAGAGCTGACACCTGTGAGAGAGGAGAGGCTCCTGAGGACCATCAGCTCGGCTTGCCAGGGACGAGGGGTGATGGGGAGGCACTGTGGCCAGAGGGGCCAGAGAAAGGGCTTCTTCATGAAGCCTGGGCCTCAGCATCACCCCAGGAccctctgcttccctgtgccacaaAATTCCCCATGCACATGCTTTCACCCCAGGGTGGCCTTTGATAATGCTCTTGTAGTTCCTTGTGACTTTTGGGGGAGCACAAATGCTGCTGGGAGGTGCAGAGTTGATGGGAAGCAGCCacctctgcccctctgccccgcCTGGCTGGCCCCACTACAGACAGTCCTTGCTTGCTCTGTGCCTCAGCTTCCCCACCAGACACACAACCACAGTCTCAGTCCTTCTTGCTTTGCCCAGAATAGGTCAAACCTGATAAGCAGCCAGCCTTGCCTCTGCTGTGCACCAAAGGACAAGAAGGAGTGTCCCAGTCCCAGCTGAATAGCCCCACGGTGACGCCTTAGCTGCGAAAAGGGGTGACTGACTCTGAAGTCCAAAACTCTGATGAGGGCCAAGTTTGGCAGTGCCCTGACCAAGAAGGGCCCACTCACCCCAGTATTCTCCTGTGACAGTGGCAAGGAAATTGCCAGGCTCAGGGTGCCCTCCTCAAGTCAGGATGCACTCCCCAGTCCCTAAGGGCATCAGGAGCCCCAGCAGGCTGGGGCCCAAACActcatattttatatttaggATGTCAGAGATGGCCAGTGCCCCactgtgtgagcacagaggagagggaggacagggagagcagggaggacagTGCAGCACTTGGGGCTGCCACTGGTGGGGCTCAGTTTGCAGGCACATGGGCCCCCCAGCTGTGGGATGTTCACCCTGCCAGGGTGCCCATCTGCCCGCCTCGGGCTTCTGTGGTTTAAGcaacagccctgctgggagcagagccgTGGCAGAAGTGGACAGGGAGATGGTTGGCTGCACGGGGGACTAGCCACCAGCTTAAGCCCCCTCTGGAGGGCTGGTTACACTGCAGGGCTCAAAGCATTCAGCACCACAGGTGGTTTCTTCTTTTGTGGAAA
This genomic stretch from Ammospiza caudacuta isolate bAmmCau1 chromosome 21, bAmmCau1.pri, whole genome shotgun sequence harbors:
- the FUT7 gene encoding alpha-(1,3)-fucosyltransferase 7, whose amino-acid sequence is MPWALPLRWSPWGRPGVKALVTAGVFVTTLWNLRFFLDPSKGSGEESKHREPLMILVWEWPSKQVPNVSRDVCHELYSITGCQLTTERQLLHQAHVVVFPHSRLQPGRDKLPKERLPGQNWVWVSLESPSNTRALAAWNKTFNWVMTYRQDSDIFIPYGKLVPNRSATVNIPAKTNLVSWVISNYHRTQKRAEVYKNLSRYLHVNIYGKANNKPLCKDCLLSTISKSKFYLAFENSIHRDYITEKLWRNSLLAGTVPVVLGPSRANYEQFVPADSFIHVNDFGSLEELATFLKTMNSSRYRQFFAWQRRFSVKLYTDWRERICAICTAYPRLRHGHVYPDLQSWFNS